A genomic stretch from Telopea speciosissima isolate NSW1024214 ecotype Mountain lineage chromosome 7, Tspe_v1, whole genome shotgun sequence includes:
- the LOC122668696 gene encoding F-box protein CPR1-like, which translates to MAETDVNEKIRKEEAMLTKNLPEDLILDILSRLSVKSLSKFRYVCKAWCDLITDPDFAKMHLTRSLATNTNLILILEEHQKIFSVDFDVCEQEAAVKLDHPFKSPIGYLILASCNGLVCMFDDDGVVSLFSKKNVYDTFLWNPSTRTHKKLPFTPIEFPINAGYAHVTAYGFGYDPTTDDYKVIRVLQFYPRNGLFRDSKYIVSEVNVYSLSTNSWRRIKDIPFLSIEHRLGVFTNSAFHWVVYRKTGDMGPNTAPNVIVSIDVKDDVYREVPLPDFVDDTFHMAIGVLGGQLCMLSNFSRVCVELWVMKDYGVRDSWEKQFSIEQPLVLGYFDKYIRPICYSKKGEVLLKTSPLVEKCPGAMVLYDPHNGRACNLTPHDSWDIVSIGSLISLDAKDGAE; encoded by the coding sequence ATGGCGGAGACTGATGTAAATGAGaagataagaaaagaagaagcgATGCTAACCAAGAATCTCCCTGAGGACCTCATCTTGGACATACTTTCAAGGCTTTCGGTGAAGTCCCTTTCAAAGTTTAGGTATGTATGCAAAGCATGGTGTGATCTAATAACCGATCCTGATTTTGCCAAAATGCACCTCACCCGATCCCTTGCAACCAATACCAACCTCATCCTGATTTTAGAGGAACACCAAAAAATCTTCTCTGTGGACTTCGATGTTTGCGAACAAGAAGCGGCGGTAAAGCTTGATCATCCGTTCAAGTCTCCAATTGGATACCTTATATTGGCTTCTTGTAACGGCTTAGTATGTATGTTCGACGACGACGGCGTAGTCTCGTTATTTAGCAAAAAAAATGTGTACGACACATTCCTTTGGAATCCATCTACAAGAACACATAAGAAGCTGCCCTTTACGCCTATAGAATTTCCCATCAATGCCGGCTATGCCCATGTCACTGCTTATGGGTTCGGTTACGACCCTACCACCGACGATTACAAGGTGATAAGGGTTTTACAGTTCTATCCTCGTAATGGTCTCTTTAGGGACAGTAAGTACATTGTCTCGGAGGTGAATGTCTACTCTCTCAGCACCAACTCATGGAGAAGAATCAAGGACATTCCCTTCCTTAGCATCGAACACAGACTTGGGGTTTTTACAAATTCTGCTTTTCATTGGGTTGTATATCGCAAGACTGGAGACATGGGACCCAACACTGCCCCCAATGTGATTGTTTCCATTGATGTTAAAGATGATGTGTATCGAGAGGTGCCACTCCCCGATTTTGTGGATGATACGTTTCACATGGCCATCGGGGTTCTAGGAGGACAACTCTGCATGCTCTCTAACTTCTCCAGGGTTTGCGTTGAGTTGTGGGTGATGAAAGATTATGGCGTGAGGGACTCTTGGGAGAAACAGTTCTCGATTGAACAACCATTGGTGTTAGGGTATTTTGATAAGTACATCAGGCCTATATGCTATTCAAAGAAGGGTGAAGTTCTACTCAAGACAAGTCCATTAGTGGAGAAATGTCCAGGAGCGATGGTGCTTTATGATCCCCATAATGGAAGGGCTTGTAATCTTACACCTCATGACAGCTGGGATATAGTAAGCATTGGGAGTCTCATTTCACTTGATGCCAAAGATGGAGCTgaataa